Proteins encoded together in one Nostoc sp. PCC 7524 window:
- a CDS encoding serine/threonine-protein kinase, giving the protein MSAIFTHSYTTGVVSLLLLISYCINPHCSQPQNTDMSLFCAACGSDLLLQGCYRVIKPLGSGGFGKTFEVEDNGTRKILKVLHNTHPKAVELFQQEATVLQQLHHPGIPRVESDGYFIFQPKNSSSLHCLIMEKIEGMNLETWMQTRNNEPIIERAAIRWLKQLLEILQTVHQKQYFHRDIKPSNVMLKPDGQLALIDFGTAREVTQTFMQKLEGQQVTGIISAGYTPSEQMNGKAVPQSDFFALGRTFVYLLTGQTPTTFTEEYHTGQLMWRTNIHNISPALADLIDEMMQPFPGNRPQNVTEILQRLQSIEQSLSTSQPSTQAPLIPDTVPVVNVSQSSPAKMPVRLLASVGQGARIRNA; this is encoded by the coding sequence TTGTCAGCTATATTTACCCACTCCTATACTACAGGTGTAGTTTCCTTGCTGCTACTTATAAGTTATTGCATCAATCCTCACTGTTCCCAGCCACAAAACACCGATATGTCACTGTTTTGTGCAGCTTGCGGTTCTGATTTGCTTCTGCAAGGATGCTATCGAGTCATTAAACCATTGGGTAGCGGTGGTTTTGGCAAAACCTTTGAAGTTGAGGATAATGGTACACGCAAAATTTTAAAGGTTCTGCATAATACTCATCCCAAAGCAGTAGAACTGTTTCAACAAGAAGCAACAGTCTTACAACAACTGCATCATCCGGGTATTCCCAGAGTTGAATCGGATGGTTATTTTATTTTTCAACCTAAAAATAGCTCTTCTCTGCACTGTCTCATTATGGAAAAAATCGAGGGGATGAATCTAGAAACATGGATGCAAACCCGCAACAATGAACCCATCATTGAACGTGCAGCCATACGTTGGTTAAAACAACTATTAGAAATCCTCCAAACAGTTCACCAAAAACAATATTTTCACCGAGATATCAAACCCTCCAATGTCATGTTAAAACCAGACGGGCAACTGGCATTGATTGATTTTGGTACAGCGCGGGAAGTTACCCAAACTTTCATGCAAAAGTTAGAAGGGCAGCAAGTTACAGGTATTATTTCCGCAGGTTATACACCTTCAGAACAAATGAATGGTAAAGCGGTACCACAATCAGATTTTTTTGCTTTAGGGCGCACATTTGTTTATTTGCTTACAGGCCAAACTCCTACAACATTTACCGAAGAATACCATACAGGTCAGTTGATGTGGCGCACTAATATTCATAATATTTCCCCAGCCTTAGCAGATTTAATTGATGAAATGATGCAGCCATTTCCTGGCAACAGACCCCAAAATGTTACAGAAATTTTGCAGCGTTTGCAAAGTATTGAACAGTCTTTATCTACATCCCAACCGTCAACTCAAGCACCGCTAATTCCCGACACAGTTCCAGTTGTTAATGTGTCACAATCATCACCTGCTAAAATGCCAGTTAGATTGCTAGCTAGTGTTGGTCAAGGGGCAAGAATTAGAAATGCCTAG
- a CDS encoding M15 family metallopeptidase produces the protein MPSAFDAFTPAAHRNYLGGSTQARKHRQLLEDVMKKQGFIGLSTEWWHFDAPGWENFPVMDIPFEQIPRS, from the coding sequence ATGCCTAGTGCATTTGATGCTTTTACACCAGCAGCCCATAGAAATTATCTTGGCGGTAGCACTCAAGCCCGCAAACATCGCCAGTTACTTGAAGATGTGATGAAAAAACAAGGATTTATTGGTTTATCTACAGAATGGTGGCACTTTGATGCCCCTGGTTGGGAAAATTTTCCTGTGATGGATATACCTTTTGAGCAAATCCCACGTAGTTAA
- a CDS encoding alpha/beta fold hydrolase: MQPVRHTLSTPDIQLSYLEWNQGKEPLLLLHGLADHALVWLSLGEYLAADYHIVAPDMRGHGESSKPETDYTFDSAIADLEALMNHLGWSSAHIVSHSWTGKLAAIWARVNPQRLRSIVLVDPIFIWKMPSVLRLTFPLLYRYLSFLKGMGPFTSYADAEQQAQQLNQYQGWSQLQQQVFQTGLEQKPDGSWGSKFTIAARDGIFEDVMRVPGFTIPLETPSLFIQPEKGLNRLDWQIKPYKTYLKNLRLCQVPGNHWPFLTAPETFNHAIATFLAEFK, translated from the coding sequence ATGCAGCCTGTACGTCACACCTTATCAACACCTGATATTCAATTGTCTTACTTGGAGTGGAACCAAGGTAAAGAACCTTTACTGCTGCTACATGGTTTAGCTGACCATGCTTTAGTGTGGTTGAGTTTAGGAGAATATTTAGCGGCAGACTATCATATAGTTGCGCCGGATATGCGTGGTCATGGTGAGAGCAGTAAGCCAGAAACAGACTATACTTTTGACAGTGCGATCGCAGATCTAGAAGCACTCATGAATCATTTGGGGTGGTCATCTGCTCATATCGTCAGTCATTCATGGACAGGTAAATTAGCCGCCATTTGGGCGAGAGTCAACCCCCAACGCTTGCGGAGTATAGTTCTAGTAGACCCCATCTTTATCTGGAAAATGCCCAGCGTCTTGCGGTTAACTTTCCCTTTGTTGTACCGTTACTTATCCTTTCTCAAAGGCATGGGGCCATTTACCAGCTACGCAGACGCAGAGCAACAAGCACAGCAATTAAATCAATATCAGGGTTGGAGTCAATTACAACAGCAAGTCTTCCAAACTGGACTAGAACAAAAACCTGATGGTAGTTGGGGGAGCAAATTCACCATCGCCGCCCGTGATGGCATTTTTGAAGACGTGATGCGCGTACCTGGTTTTACTATCCCCCTAGAAACCCCATCCCTATTTATCCAGCCAGAAAAAGGACTAAATCGCCTAGATTGGCAAATCAAACCCTATAAAACCTATCTAAAGAACCTCCGGTTATGTCAAGTTCCTGGAAATCATTGGCCTTTCTTGACTGCACCAGAAACATTTAACCACGCGATCGCAACATTTTTAGCAGAATTTAAGTAA
- a CDS encoding serine/threonine protein kinase gives MSLCINPACPKPNHSHNENNRFCQSCGSPLELVGRYRVMRLLSDTNGFSQVYEVYEQETTKILKVLRANLTNDTQAVELFRQESVVLGQINHIGIPRVDAYFQHQTRNGLILYCIVEEKIDGLNLEKLLEKQQKPTSQAQAINWLKQLAEILDLVHSQQYLHLNIKPSNIIIRPDGQLVLIDCGTAKEIARNYLNRSTTPTMSSGYSAPEQIQGKVTRQSDFFALGRTFVFLLTGKHPLDMYDAHHNLLNWRNYANQIAPPILNLIDWLMNSDLTKRPVNAKEILQRLNEIAQPKTILETKNINIPKKPQTLEFPQPKIPSQPLSSVKQTTKIPLMALFVALLVSLGLLSVVAFMAGYPKFTALLPLPTQSPERKGKIDYFPYEAGRDSQGRIAEFNIAVLSIEYKWLAESNFQITNNNQIISLDVLKLMLEQEGIQEIMQEPNEIISVGIASCNSRLQTAQRRAFERSQNIQILAKKLFQNIPSVKVYRLLNLGQFQRSGCQPNQDVTRYQSSVIIIGVKNKSPGVILDEALRDRLENKPFADFKLEDYSLGSVDKFRTIIK, from the coding sequence ATGAGCCTTTGTATCAATCCAGCTTGTCCCAAACCTAATCATTCCCACAATGAAAACAACCGCTTTTGTCAAAGTTGTGGTTCCCCATTGGAATTAGTGGGACGCTATCGGGTGATGCGTTTATTGAGTGATACAAATGGATTTAGCCAAGTCTATGAAGTATACGAACAAGAAACAACAAAAATTCTTAAGGTACTACGAGCAAATCTCACCAACGATACTCAAGCAGTAGAACTGTTTCGCCAAGAATCAGTTGTCTTGGGACAAATAAATCATATAGGTATTCCCAGAGTAGACGCGTATTTTCAGCATCAAACTAGAAACGGTTTGATTCTGTACTGCATTGTCGAAGAAAAAATTGACGGACTGAACTTAGAAAAGTTGTTAGAAAAACAACAAAAACCGACTTCTCAAGCACAAGCTATAAATTGGTTGAAACAGTTAGCAGAGATTTTAGATTTAGTCCATAGCCAGCAATATTTACACTTAAATATTAAGCCATCTAACATCATCATCAGGCCAGATGGACAATTAGTTTTAATTGACTGTGGTACAGCCAAAGAAATAGCCAGAAATTATCTAAATCGCAGTACCACACCTACCATGTCTTCTGGTTATAGCGCCCCAGAACAAATACAGGGCAAAGTAACACGACAATCAGATTTTTTTGCATTGGGACGCACCTTCGTTTTCTTACTCACAGGAAAACACCCATTGGATATGTATGATGCACACCATAACTTATTAAATTGGCGTAATTATGCCAATCAAATTGCACCGCCGATATTAAATTTAATTGATTGGTTAATGAACTCAGACTTAACTAAGCGTCCCGTCAATGCCAAAGAAATTTTGCAACGCCTCAATGAAATTGCACAGCCAAAAACTATTCTGGAAACTAAAAACATCAATATCCCAAAAAAGCCCCAAACCTTAGAATTCCCCCAGCCAAAAATTCCATCACAGCCATTATCATCAGTCAAGCAGACCACAAAAATTCCGTTAATGGCGCTATTTGTTGCCTTGTTAGTTTCATTAGGTTTGCTCAGTGTAGTTGCTTTTATGGCAGGTTATCCAAAATTCACAGCCTTATTGCCATTACCAACGCAATCGCCAGAAAGAAAAGGTAAAATTGACTATTTTCCCTATGAAGCAGGTAGGGATAGTCAAGGTAGAATTGCTGAATTTAATATAGCTGTTTTATCAATAGAGTATAAATGGCTGGCAGAAAGTAATTTTCAAATTACCAATAATAATCAAATTATTAGTCTCGATGTTTTAAAGTTAATGTTAGAGCAAGAAGGCATACAAGAAATAATGCAAGAACCTAATGAAATTATTTCTGTAGGCATAGCTTCTTGTAATAGTAGATTACAAACTGCACAACGTAGAGCATTTGAGCGTTCCCAAAACATCCAAATATTAGCTAAAAAATTATTTCAAAATATTCCTAGCGTTAAAGTTTATCGCCTATTAAATTTAGGTCAATTTCAACGAAGCGGCTGTCAACCCAATCAAGATGTCACAAGATATCAAAGTAGTGTGATTATTATTGGAGTGAAAAATAAATCTCCAGGTGTAATTCTAGATGAAGCCCTCCGCGATAGATTAGAAAACAAACCTTTTGCTGATTTTAAATTAGAAGATTATTCTTTAGGTTCAGTAGATAAGTTTAGGACAATTATTAAATAA
- a CDS encoding ABC transporter permease has translation MKRTIRKALTFLTVYYAYMVEYRAELILWVLSGSLPIILMGVWIKASQSGQFGLTPVDFARYFLTVFVVRQISVVWVIYEFEREVVEGKLSPKLLQPLDPVWHHVASHLSERVARIPFAVLLIVLFFFLYPQAFWLPSLRQLLLFSVAVVLAFVLRFVIQYTFAMFAFWTERANAIENFWLLFYLFLSGLIAPLEVFPEPIRQIVVFTPFPYLINFPASLLIGIPVDVARGFLSLIAWILIFLVANRWLWRAGLKRYSGMGA, from the coding sequence ATGAAAAGAACTATTAGAAAAGCTCTAACTTTCCTGACAGTTTACTACGCCTATATGGTGGAGTATCGAGCAGAACTAATTTTATGGGTTTTGTCTGGCTCTTTACCAATTATTTTGATGGGAGTTTGGATAAAAGCATCACAAAGTGGGCAGTTTGGTTTAACACCAGTTGATTTTGCCCGTTACTTTCTCACAGTTTTTGTTGTCAGACAAATATCAGTTGTCTGGGTAATATATGAGTTTGAAAGGGAAGTAGTAGAAGGTAAACTATCACCTAAACTATTGCAACCTCTAGACCCAGTATGGCACCATGTTGCATCCCATCTCTCTGAACGGGTTGCTCGCATACCGTTTGCGGTTTTACTCATAGTGTTGTTTTTTTTCCTCTATCCCCAGGCTTTTTGGTTGCCAAGTTTGAGGCAATTATTATTATTTTCTGTGGCAGTGGTGCTAGCATTTGTTTTGCGGTTTGTGATTCAGTACACCTTTGCCATGTTCGCCTTTTGGACGGAAAGGGCTAACGCTATAGAAAATTTTTGGTTGTTGTTTTATTTGTTTTTATCTGGTTTAATCGCGCCATTAGAAGTATTTCCTGAACCTATAAGGCAGATAGTTGTATTTACTCCTTTCCCTTACTTGATTAATTTTCCTGCTAGTCTGTTGATAGGAATACCTGTGGATGTAGCACGAGGGTTTTTGTCACTAATAGCTTGGATATTAATCTTTTTAGTTGCGAATCGCTGGCTATGGCGTGCGGGGTTGAAAAGATACTCTGGCATGGGAGCGTGA
- a CDS encoding ABC transporter ATP-binding protein, with amino-acid sequence MSIIIAENLSKSYPVAVKEPGIKGTITHFFRRTYRSIKAVQDVSFEIAPGEVVGFLGPNGAGKTTTLKMLTGLIHPSSGVVKVAGYVPFKRQEAFLQKITLVMGQKQQLLWDLPAIDSLKINAAVYNISDKEFHRRVGELTEMLALEGKLNQPVRKLSLGERMKAELLAALLHRPHVLFLDEPTLGLDVNAQVAVRDFLREYNQRYQATVLLTSHYMADITALCERVLLIHQGKLMYDGSLDGLLERFAPYREIYVELAQPLPMEKLRAYGDVQLVEGRAVHFMVQQELLTRTVSKILADLEVIDLTVTEPPVEEVIGRVFQAGVV; translated from the coding sequence ATGTCAATTATCATTGCCGAAAACCTCAGTAAATCTTATCCGGTGGCGGTGAAAGAGCCAGGAATTAAAGGCACAATCACCCACTTTTTCCGCCGCACCTACCGTTCAATTAAAGCCGTTCAGGATGTTTCCTTTGAAATTGCTCCCGGTGAAGTAGTAGGATTTCTAGGGCCAAATGGTGCTGGGAAAACTACCACACTCAAAATGCTCACAGGGTTAATTCATCCTTCCAGTGGTGTAGTCAAAGTAGCTGGTTACGTCCCCTTTAAACGCCAAGAAGCATTTTTGCAAAAAATCACCTTGGTTATGGGGCAAAAACAACAATTACTCTGGGACTTACCAGCCATAGATTCTTTAAAGATTAACGCAGCTGTTTACAACATCTCGGATAAAGAATTTCACCGCCGGGTAGGGGAACTAACAGAAATGCTGGCTTTAGAAGGGAAGTTGAATCAGCCAGTACGGAAACTGTCTTTAGGTGAACGCATGAAAGCTGAATTATTAGCAGCACTTTTACACCGTCCCCATGTGTTGTTTTTAGATGAACCCACACTAGGGTTAGATGTCAATGCTCAAGTAGCAGTACGGGATTTTCTGCGTGAGTACAATCAGCGTTATCAGGCAACAGTGTTATTAACTAGCCATTACATGGCAGATATTACAGCTTTATGTGAACGAGTGCTGTTGATTCACCAAGGAAAGCTGATGTATGACGGTAGCTTAGATGGACTGTTAGAACGGTTTGCTCCCTACCGAGAAATCTATGTAGAGTTAGCCCAACCTCTACCAATGGAAAAACTCAGAGCCTATGGTGATGTGCAACTTGTGGAAGGACGAGCCGTGCATTTTATGGTGCAGCAAGAGTTACTCACCCGCACAGTATCAAAGATTTTGGCTGATTTGGAAGTCATAGATTTAACCGTAACTGAACCGCCTGTGGAAGAAGTGATTGGACGAGTTTTTCAAGCAGGAGTCGTTTAA
- a CDS encoding ABC1 kinase family protein — translation MFLTQTVPRQREIIEVVLRNGWDYMRRLLTGGKADEPQLPTPAVLKNILVDLGPVYVKLGQLMSTRPDLLSAPYIEELSTLQDEVPPVPWAEIEIVIRQQLKRPLEETFQNINPIPVAAGSIAQIHRATLADGREVAMKVQRPGIDITVAQDIALIQGIADLVARTDFGQNYEIKSIAEEFTRALEAELDFTREAGYTDQLRRNLSHSRWFDPQQIVVAEIYWHLTTEKLMVMEWLEGVPILSANFSNNDGKDPVAERQAITTLLFRAFFQQLYIDGFFHADPHPGNIFYLNDGRVALIDCGMVGRLDPRTQQILTEMLLAIVDLDAGRCAQLTLQLADSAQPVIVARLESDYDRMLRKYYNVSLTEMNFSQIFYEILQVARNNKIRLPSNMGLYAKTLANLEGVARTFNPEVNLFEEIQPLITDLFRRQLVGDNPVRSLLRTALDIKSLSLQSPRQLELLLDRVTSETLRWNFSLHGLDGVRRTMDDAANRLSFSILVGSLIMGAAIITTKAQTTQLSFLSSVLFAAASLLGLWLIISILRSGRLK, via the coding sequence ATGTTCCTGACTCAAACTGTTCCCCGGCAACGAGAAATTATTGAAGTCGTTCTCCGTAACGGCTGGGATTATATGCGGCGACTGCTGACAGGGGGTAAAGCCGATGAACCCCAGCTACCCACCCCGGCGGTTTTGAAAAATATTCTCGTGGATTTGGGGCCAGTTTATGTCAAACTCGGTCAGCTAATGTCTACCCGTCCGGATTTACTCAGCGCCCCCTATATTGAAGAACTTTCCACGCTGCAAGATGAAGTGCCGCCTGTTCCTTGGGCAGAAATTGAAATTGTCATCCGCCAACAACTCAAACGCCCTTTAGAAGAGACTTTCCAGAATATTAATCCTATCCCTGTAGCGGCGGGATCAATTGCCCAAATCCATCGCGCTACATTGGCTGATGGACGGGAAGTTGCCATGAAGGTGCAACGACCGGGGATCGATATTACAGTGGCTCAAGATATCGCTTTAATTCAAGGGATTGCTGATTTGGTGGCGCGTACCGATTTCGGGCAGAACTATGAAATTAAATCCATTGCCGAAGAATTTACCAGAGCTTTAGAAGCTGAGTTAGATTTTACACGAGAAGCCGGTTATACAGACCAACTACGGCGTAATTTATCGCACAGTCGCTGGTTTGATCCCCAACAAATTGTAGTAGCGGAAATATACTGGCACTTAACTACAGAAAAATTAATGGTGATGGAATGGCTAGAGGGAGTGCCAATTCTATCGGCGAATTTCAGCAACAATGATGGGAAAGACCCAGTAGCAGAACGGCAAGCCATCACCACCCTACTATTTCGCGCTTTCTTTCAACAGTTATATATTGATGGCTTTTTTCATGCTGATCCCCATCCTGGCAATATCTTCTATCTTAACGATGGTCGTGTTGCCCTGATAGATTGTGGCATGGTAGGCAGACTTGATCCCCGCACTCAGCAGATATTGACAGAAATGTTATTGGCGATTGTGGATTTAGATGCGGGGAGGTGCGCCCAATTGACTCTACAACTGGCAGATTCCGCACAGCCTGTAATTGTGGCACGGTTGGAAAGTGATTATGACCGGATGCTGCGGAAGTATTATAACGTCAGTTTGACGGAGATGAATTTTAGTCAAATTTTTTATGAAATTTTGCAAGTGGCGCGAAATAATAAAATTCGCTTACCCAGTAACATGGGCTTGTACGCTAAAACTTTGGCGAATTTAGAAGGGGTAGCGCGGACTTTTAACCCAGAGGTAAATTTATTTGAAGAAATCCAGCCATTAATTACAGACTTGTTTCGGCGGCAATTAGTAGGGGATAATCCAGTGCGATCGCTCCTCAGAACAGCCTTAGATATCAAAAGTCTCTCATTACAATCTCCCCGGCAACTTGAACTGTTATTAGACCGAGTAACATCCGAAACCCTACGCTGGAATTTTTCATTGCATGGTTTAGACGGTGTACGCCGCACAATGGACGATGCAGCCAATCGCCTCTCCTTTAGTATCTTAGTAGGTTCCCTGATTATGGGGGCAGCAATTATTACAACTAAAGCCCAGACAACTCAGTTGTCATTTTTAAGCAGCGTTCTGTTTGCGGCGGCGAGTTTGTTGGGATTGTGGTTGATTATCAGTATATTGCGATCGGGTCGTTTGAAATAA
- a CDS encoding mannose-1-phosphate guanylyltransferase, whose product MSSSLFPVILAGGKGERFWPLSRQDRPKQFLSLDGSSRSLLQATAERLLTFAGSWDDLWVITSSQLGQGVKQQLPELPSPNLLIEPQGRDTAAAVAWTSLEIQKRYGDDAIIGFFPSDHWIADQQAFKRTLDAATQLAANTAAIVTLGIKPTFPSTGYGYIEQGEKIGSFNELPAYHVNRFTEKPDRGKAETFLSTGRFSWNSGMFVFRAGVVLNELYTHAPEIIEPLVKQGVDIYPQLPKKSIDYALMEKTNLAYVLPADFGWDDLGDWNAIERLLKKPDSPNVELATHVGLDTQGAIVYATNPEDVIVTIGLEDVVIVRDRNVTLIVNKERTQEIKQVIKNLQNDPRFSDLL is encoded by the coding sequence ATGAGTAGTTCATTGTTCCCAGTAATCCTGGCAGGTGGCAAAGGTGAGCGTTTTTGGCCCCTCAGTCGCCAAGACCGACCCAAGCAATTTTTAAGTCTTGATGGTAGCTCTAGAAGTCTATTACAAGCAACCGCCGAGCGACTGTTAACCTTCGCAGGCAGTTGGGATGACTTGTGGGTAATCACCTCTAGTCAGTTAGGACAAGGGGTGAAACAACAACTACCCGAATTACCATCGCCAAATTTATTGATTGAACCGCAGGGGAGGGACACAGCCGCCGCCGTAGCTTGGACAAGTTTAGAAATTCAAAAGCGTTACGGAGATGACGCTATTATTGGCTTTTTTCCCTCTGACCATTGGATAGCTGACCAACAAGCATTTAAGCGTACATTGGATGCTGCTACCCAACTAGCGGCAAACACAGCAGCGATTGTCACTTTAGGAATTAAGCCTACTTTCCCATCAACTGGTTACGGCTACATTGAACAAGGTGAAAAAATTGGTAGCTTTAATGAGTTGCCAGCTTATCACGTCAACCGCTTTACTGAAAAGCCCGACCGTGGTAAAGCAGAAACATTTCTGTCTACGGGCAGATTTAGCTGGAATAGCGGGATGTTCGTGTTTCGGGCTGGTGTTGTTCTCAATGAACTATATACTCATGCACCTGAAATCATCGAGCCATTGGTAAAACAGGGTGTTGATATTTATCCCCAGTTACCTAAAAAAAGTATAGACTATGCACTCATGGAAAAGACTAATTTAGCATATGTCTTACCGGCAGATTTTGGGTGGGATGACTTAGGTGATTGGAATGCGATTGAACGCCTACTGAAAAAACCCGATAGTCCCAATGTTGAACTTGCTACCCATGTAGGACTAGATACGCAAGGGGCTATAGTATATGCTACTAATCCAGAAGATGTAATTGTTACTATAGGTTTAGAGGATGTGGTGATTGTGCGCGATCGCAATGTCACTCTCATCGTCAATAAAGAACGTACTCAAGAAATTAAGCAGGTGATCAAAAATCTGCAAAACGATCCCCGATTTAGCGACTTGCTATAG